In the Solibacillus sp. FSL K6-1523 genome, one interval contains:
- a CDS encoding sporulation protein, translating to MSLFNKVLASVGIGAAVVDTKLHKASYTIGEKITGIVEIIGGNTEQQIDSIYLSLYTNYTREINDKKVTDNALLMNYKMNEPFTVQPNEKQEIPFSFDLPAAIPVTTGQSRVWIHTGLDIKNAIDPTDKDFIDIQPTRLANSVLSAIQNLGFRLRKVDSEQAPASLRNRTPIVQEFEFTPTNNTYRRYLDELEVIFLDQSSKSVEILVQVDRRARGLGSFLSEAFDMDESFIRLTLFENDNISAKIAQAIENKMC from the coding sequence TTGTCACTTTTTAATAAAGTATTAGCAAGTGTTGGTATAGGTGCAGCAGTCGTCGATACAAAGCTGCATAAGGCAAGTTATACAATTGGCGAGAAAATTACAGGTATTGTAGAAATTATCGGGGGCAACACGGAGCAGCAAATTGATTCGATTTATTTATCGTTATATACAAACTATACGCGTGAAATAAACGATAAAAAAGTTACGGACAACGCATTATTGATGAATTATAAAATGAATGAGCCTTTTACAGTTCAACCAAATGAAAAACAAGAGATCCCATTCTCTTTTGATTTACCAGCAGCCATTCCTGTGACAACTGGGCAATCCCGTGTTTGGATTCATACAGGTTTAGATATTAAAAATGCGATTGACCCAACAGATAAAGACTTTATCGATATCCAGCCTACGCGTCTAGCAAACAGCGTATTATCTGCTATTCAAAATTTAGGCTTTCGTCTGCGCAAAGTAGATAGCGAACAAGCACCTGCCTCTTTACGCAACCGCACACCGATTGTACAAGAATTTGAATTTACACCGACAAATAATACGTATCGCCGGTATCTAGATGAACTTGAAGTAATCTTTTTAGATCAATCATCGAAATCCGTTGAAATATTAGTGCAAGTGGATCGACGTGCTCGTGGATTAGGAAGCTTTTTATCCGAAGCTTTTGACATGGATGAAAGTTTTATTCGCTTAACATTATTTGAAAACGATAATATTTCAGCAAAAATCGCACAAGCAATCGAAAATAAAATGTGCTAA
- the trmL gene encoding tRNA (uridine(34)/cytosine(34)/5-carboxymethylaminomethyluridine(34)-2'-O)-methyltransferase TrmL has translation MPNHIVLYQPEIPANTGNIARTCAGTNTSLHLIRPLGFSTDDKMLKRAGLDYWEHVNVVYHDSLEDFTRYSKDGDVYLIETYSDEPFTTHDFSDVTRDIYFMFGRETTGLPKDFAEQRANMCLRIPQSDYIRSLNLSNTAAIVIYEALRQQNYPGLK, from the coding sequence GTGCCAAATCATATCGTACTATATCAACCAGAAATTCCAGCAAATACAGGAAATATTGCAAGAACATGTGCTGGGACAAATACATCGCTTCATTTAATACGTCCATTAGGCTTTTCAACGGATGATAAAATGTTGAAGCGCGCAGGGCTGGACTACTGGGAGCATGTGAATGTCGTGTACCACGATTCACTTGAGGATTTTACCCGATATAGTAAAGACGGCGATGTTTATTTAATTGAAACGTATAGCGACGAGCCGTTTACGACGCATGATTTTAGTGATGTGACGCGGGATATTTATTTTATGTTCGGCAGAGAAACGACAGGCTTACCGAAAGATTTTGCCGAGCAGCGCGCCAATATGTGTTTACGAATTCCACAAAGTGATTATATACGCTCATTAAATTTATCGAATACCGCAGCGATCGTTATTTATGAAGCATTACGTCAGCAAAACTATCCAGGGTTGAAATAA
- the queG gene encoding tRNA epoxyqueuosine(34) reductase QueG — MKVHQLQAELIEYAKSIGVDKIGFTTAAPFHELKNRLRRQQELGFQSGFEESDVELRTEPLKLLNGAESIVAIALAYPSRMNDAPQGKKGARRGIFCRASWGVDYHTAVRERLQLIEAWLEERVPSVKTKSMVDTGELVDRAVAQRAGIGWSGKNCSIITPEFGSYVYLGEIMTNIPFAPDTPMEDECGECTLCIDVCPTGAIVAPGQLNSQRCIAFLTQTKGFLPDEFRAKIGNRIYGCDTCQTVCPKNKGKLNWIHDEFTPDPELAKPLLQPLLTISNKEFKSKFGHVSGSWRGKKPIQRNAILALAHFKEENAVPDLIELMSNDPRPVIRGTAAWAIGKIGSEDANGALLAAQIKEQDEEVLAEIKKGLALLTNDERRK, encoded by the coding sequence ATGAAAGTCCATCAGCTTCAGGCTGAATTAATCGAATATGCTAAATCAATCGGTGTTGATAAAATAGGATTTACAACTGCTGCTCCCTTTCATGAACTAAAAAATCGTTTGCGCCGTCAGCAAGAACTTGGCTTTCAGTCAGGTTTTGAGGAGTCTGATGTGGAGCTTCGTACAGAACCGTTAAAATTACTGAACGGAGCAGAAAGCATAGTGGCAATTGCATTGGCTTACCCTTCACGTATGAATGACGCTCCTCAAGGGAAAAAGGGTGCACGCAGAGGAATATTTTGCCGCGCATCTTGGGGTGTTGATTATCATACGGCAGTACGCGAACGACTTCAATTGATTGAGGCTTGGCTAGAAGAGCGGGTGCCATCGGTGAAAACAAAATCGATGGTTGATACAGGAGAGCTTGTGGATCGTGCCGTTGCACAGCGCGCTGGAATTGGCTGGAGCGGAAAAAATTGTTCGATTATTACACCTGAATTCGGCTCATATGTTTACCTTGGCGAAATCATGACAAATATCCCGTTTGCACCAGATACGCCGATGGAAGATGAGTGCGGAGAATGTACGTTATGTATCGATGTTTGTCCAACAGGCGCAATTGTAGCACCGGGACAGCTCAATTCCCAACGTTGCATCGCCTTTTTAACACAAACAAAAGGTTTTTTACCAGATGAATTTCGGGCGAAAATCGGGAATCGGATCTATGGCTGTGATACTTGCCAAACGGTGTGCCCTAAAAATAAAGGTAAGCTCAATTGGATTCATGATGAATTTACACCAGATCCAGAGTTAGCAAAGCCATTATTACAACCGTTATTAACGATTTCCAATAAAGAATTTAAATCAAAGTTTGGTCATGTATCGGGCTCTTGGCGTGGAAAGAAGCCAATTCAACGAAATGCAATTTTAGCATTGGCTCATTTTAAAGAAGAAAATGCAGTGCCGGATTTAATTGAGCTTATGAGTAATGACCCACGCCCTGTTATACGCGGAACTGCTGCGTGGGCAATTGGTAAAATAGGGTCAGAAGATGCGAATGGAGCTTTACTTGCGGCTCAAATAAAGGAGCAAGACGAAGAAGTGCTAGCAGAAATCAAAAAAGGGCTAGCGCTGTTAACAAATGATGAGAGAAGGAAATAA
- a CDS encoding B3/B4 domain-containing protein: MNISINESLFTMNDQFKIGLIHYNKIVVAESPQMIKGRTQLYQEHLFLDLQESPVTERPGIQEWRKLWKSFGADPNRYRHSAESLMRRIAKQNYLTPFHSAVDLNNFFSLQYEIPIGIYDTASIQGPIEIALGDENTGYDGLNGRYNALTNILYSKDELGAFGSPFVDSSRTAVTEQTTDALQIFYLRPSLSEDECEQLLAAAGKMFTQVNGGDFKATLLSIHDQSTTY, from the coding sequence ATGAATATTTCTATCAATGAATCACTATTTACTATGAATGACCAGTTCAAAATTGGTCTTATTCATTATAACAAAATAGTTGTGGCAGAATCTCCTCAAATGATTAAAGGACGCACACAACTTTATCAAGAGCATTTATTTTTAGACTTGCAAGAAAGTCCAGTAACCGAACGCCCTGGCATTCAAGAATGGCGCAAGCTTTGGAAGTCTTTTGGTGCAGATCCAAACCGCTACCGTCATTCTGCGGAAAGCCTTATGCGTCGGATTGCAAAACAAAATTATTTAACACCTTTTCATTCTGCTGTGGATTTGAATAATTTCTTTTCACTACAATATGAAATACCGATTGGTATTTACGACACCGCTTCAATTCAAGGTCCTATCGAAATTGCTCTAGGCGATGAAAATACAGGTTACGATGGATTAAATGGTCGGTATAATGCATTAACAAACATCCTTTATTCAAAAGATGAGCTAGGTGCTTTTGGCAGTCCTTTTGTTGATTCAAGTCGCACAGCGGTTACCGAACAAACAACCGATGCGCTCCAAATATTTTATTTACGTCCTTCTTTATCAGAAGATGAATGTGAACAATTGCTTGCAGCTGCAGGGAAAATGTTTACACAAGTAAATGGCGGGGATTTTAAAGCCACTCTTCTATCCATTCACGACCAATCAACTACATATTAA
- a CDS encoding methyl-accepting chemotaxis protein codes for MYRNKNIVMMTFSLIVVGIAFFIFSLHHLLGWMEPYVLIEQSRGMALAPLHKGIIFTLFSIIILLLLTAFILYKKDNGHKYIPILTALVATLGSVTIVASGEGMVEYHFSVFMVVAALGYYESTKIIVLSTILFAVQHLGGYFLFPELLCGAAEYPFKLLLIHAGFLILTSAIVITQIIVRKRTIVEYKKEKDHADIIKAMMRSVNITSKEVLQNINFLEEGSSSTAMTSQNTKVAIEHLLVAADEQISYTDRSREMLIEVEKSTSTIIEQLNTSRMASYETTREALQGISVMTNTVEQMNSVVKSAEQMKQVVEKLENRSSEIEKTLQLITEIAAQTNLLALNAAIEAARAGEYGKGFAIVAAEVRKLADTSNQYAMGISEVITGLRQDTENLSKEMEMTENNMITGVNKVNESNEIFNTIYERVEEVGQLLGQSYTKAQQIGNNVGEVNQFITEMTMTVAGYRGNTENIIIAADHQLSTAEDFNKITIAMRKLTENLNKQIMDVQV; via the coding sequence ATGTATCGGAATAAAAATATTGTAATGATGACTTTTTCTTTAATTGTTGTAGGAATTGCATTCTTCATTTTTTCTTTGCATCATCTATTAGGTTGGATGGAGCCATATGTATTAATCGAGCAATCAAGAGGTATGGCGCTAGCTCCTCTACATAAAGGGATAATTTTTACATTGTTTTCGATCATTATTCTCTTATTATTAACGGCATTTATATTATATAAAAAAGACAACGGTCACAAATATATTCCAATATTAACAGCATTGGTAGCAACACTTGGTAGTGTGACAATTGTGGCAAGTGGTGAAGGAATGGTGGAATATCACTTTTCTGTGTTTATGGTCGTAGCAGCTTTAGGTTATTATGAGAGTACAAAAATCATCGTATTAAGTACGATATTATTTGCGGTTCAGCATTTAGGAGGCTATTTTTTATTTCCAGAGCTATTGTGCGGAGCGGCGGAATACCCATTTAAATTGTTATTAATTCATGCAGGCTTTTTAATTTTAACAAGCGCTATTGTCATTACACAAATTATCGTCCGTAAGCGTACAATTGTAGAATATAAAAAAGAAAAAGATCATGCAGATATTATTAAAGCCATGATGCGCAGCGTAAATATTACATCGAAAGAAGTGCTACAAAATATTAACTTTTTGGAAGAGGGGTCATCTAGCACTGCAATGACTTCACAAAATACGAAAGTTGCGATTGAACATTTATTAGTGGCGGCCGATGAACAAATCAGTTATACAGATAGAAGTAGGGAAATGCTTATTGAAGTTGAAAAAAGTACTTCGACAATTATTGAACAATTAAATACTTCGAGAATGGCCTCCTATGAAACTACGAGGGAAGCGTTGCAAGGAATTTCCGTCATGACAAATACGGTTGAGCAAATGAATAGTGTTGTAAAAAGCGCGGAGCAAATGAAACAAGTAGTAGAAAAATTAGAAAATCGGTCAAGTGAAATTGAAAAGACACTTCAGTTAATTACGGAAATTGCTGCACAAACAAATTTACTTGCGTTGAATGCTGCAATTGAAGCAGCTAGAGCGGGGGAATATGGCAAGGGGTTTGCTATTGTAGCAGCTGAAGTACGCAAGCTGGCAGATACATCGAATCAGTATGCCATGGGAATTTCGGAAGTGATTACTGGTTTACGTCAAGATACCGAAAATTTATCAAAAGAGATGGAAATGACAGAAAATAACATGATAACAGGTGTAAACAAAGTAAATGAATCCAATGAAATTTTTAATACTATTTATGAACGTGTAGAAGAAGTAGGGCAATTACTAGGGCAGTCTTACACGAAGGCACAACAAATTGGAAATAATGTGGGCGAGGTAAATCAATTTATTACCGAAATGACAATGACTGTTGCAGGCTATAGAGGCAATACAGAAAATATTATTATTGCTGCAGATCATCAATTATCGACAGCGGAAGATTTTAATAAAATTACGATTGCGATGCGAAAGCTGACGGAAAACTTAAATAAACAGATTATGGATGTGCAAGTGTAA
- a CDS encoding S66 peptidase family protein, translated as MKIRPARLQIGDTVGLVALSSPINMEKIGQHLAFLDELGLRYKLGNTIQPYEGYLAGTDAERVQDLHVMIQDQEVKAIICVKGGYGLGRIIDKISYPLIEENPKIIWGFSDVTLLHTTVNDYANLVTFHGPMLTSSNGELDALSKKMFQQLFTPIEIQYDEQISPLHTIVEGTVRGELTGGNLNRIVSTIGTKFELDMRGKILLIEDTGESLEQIDGMLNHLRLARKLEQVAGFVIGNFKLPNPNETEEDVIQLMEHYLKPLNKPALAGFQIGHCEPNIGIPLGVDVILDANEKTLRILPGVE; from the coding sequence ATGAAAATCCGTCCTGCAAGATTACAAATTGGAGATACTGTTGGGCTTGTTGCATTAAGCAGCCCTATAAATATGGAGAAAATCGGGCAACACTTAGCATTTTTAGATGAATTGGGATTGCGTTATAAGCTAGGAAATACGATACAGCCGTATGAAGGCTATTTAGCGGGTACAGATGCAGAGCGTGTTCAAGATTTACATGTGATGATTCAAGATCAAGAAGTGAAAGCCATTATTTGCGTAAAAGGTGGTTACGGCTTAGGTCGAATTATTGATAAAATTAGCTATCCATTGATTGAAGAAAACCCAAAAATTATTTGGGGCTTTTCAGATGTGACACTTCTACATACGACGGTCAATGACTATGCAAACTTAGTGACATTCCACGGTCCGATGTTAACTAGCTCTAATGGGGAGTTAGATGCATTATCGAAAAAAATGTTCCAGCAACTTTTTACGCCAATTGAAATTCAGTATGATGAACAAATTTCACCGTTACATACAATTGTCGAGGGTACGGTTCGAGGCGAATTGACAGGTGGTAACTTAAATCGCATTGTAAGTACGATTGGCACAAAGTTTGAACTAGATATGCGCGGTAAAATTCTTTTAATAGAAGATACTGGGGAGTCTTTGGAGCAAATTGATGGAATGTTGAACCATCTGCGTTTAGCAAGAAAGCTTGAGCAAGTGGCTGGATTTGTTATTGGAAACTTTAAACTGCCGAATCCAAATGAAACAGAGGAAGATGTCATCCAGTTGATGGAGCATTATTTAAAACCACTGAACAAACCGGCTTTAGCGGGCTTCCAAATCGGTCACTGTGAACCAAATATAGGGATCCCACTAGGCGTAGATGTCATATTAGACGCAAATGAAAAAACATTGCGTATTTTACCAGGTGTAGAGTAG
- the nagB gene encoding glucosamine-6-phosphate deaminase, whose translation MKWIEAVSYEDMSQIAATIFKEQLKKVKTSVFGMATGSTPEGLYKELVKAYQAGELSFAEAKSFNLDEYIGITPENKASYHYFMDENLFNHIDMKRENIYVPTGDTEDIEKAATDYDAAIATVGGIDIQLLGIGVNGHIGFNEPGTPFELETNIVELTQSTREANQIYFDSINDVPTKAITMGIQTIMNAKKVILLISGTSKQDAYERLRSGEITTDFPASALHNHKDVTVIYTGVK comes from the coding sequence ATGAAGTGGATTGAAGCGGTAAGCTATGAAGACATGAGCCAAATTGCTGCCACAATTTTTAAAGAGCAACTAAAAAAAGTAAAGACAAGTGTTTTTGGAATGGCGACGGGTAGTACACCAGAAGGCTTATATAAAGAGTTAGTAAAGGCTTATCAAGCTGGCGAATTATCATTTGCTGAGGCAAAATCATTTAATTTAGATGAATATATTGGAATTACGCCTGAAAATAAAGCGAGCTATCATTACTTTATGGATGAAAATTTATTTAATCATATTGATATGAAGCGTGAAAATATTTATGTGCCGACAGGTGATACTGAGGATATAGAAAAAGCTGCTACGGATTATGATGCAGCAATTGCTACTGTGGGCGGCATTGATATTCAATTATTAGGAATTGGTGTGAATGGTCATATCGGATTTAATGAGCCAGGTACACCGTTTGAGTTAGAAACAAATATTGTCGAGTTGACACAATCAACGCGTGAGGCAAATCAAATTTATTTTGATTCGATTAATGATGTTCCAACAAAAGCGATTACAATGGGGATTCAAACGATTATGAATGCCAAAAAGGTCATTCTTTTAATATCAGGTACATCAAAGCAGGATGCATATGAACGCTTGCGTAGTGGGGAGATTACAACCGATTTCCCGGCAAGCGCATTACACAATCATAAAGATGTGACTGTTATTTATACAGGTGTCAAATAA
- a CDS encoding ABC transporter substrate-binding protein: MKKFASIGMIAALTLALYGCSENEIENVGSAETTPQEQQTKEDTVSNTAFNDGVDEKKFQEALAAFPETVPGKIVTTSVPLTEMLHLLNIVPVGVPTSTNPIPTDFDSVTRVGSPMAPDLEVISNLQTELIIGAGSLQESLDKALEGMNLTTAYLPTDSYEDLKLSFKVLGTYFGKEKEMNEIMQKIVAREQQLEKQAVGKELPSIMLVIGTADSFMVMNDKSYLGSLVERLGADNIATSILKTDSTYSTLNLEEIVVADPDMIFVLASGDHGANEDKFKQEITKNSAWTQLSAYKNDKIHLLDYSVFGVTSIANVDTALTTIADYFYQ, translated from the coding sequence ATGAAAAAGTTTGCAAGTATCGGTATGATCGCAGCACTTACTTTAGCCCTTTATGGCTGTTCGGAAAACGAAATCGAAAATGTGGGCTCGGCTGAAACAACTCCACAAGAACAACAAACGAAAGAAGATACTGTGAGTAATACCGCATTTAATGATGGTGTAGACGAAAAAAAATTCCAAGAAGCATTAGCCGCTTTCCCTGAGACGGTACCAGGGAAAATCGTTACAACATCGGTTCCTTTAACTGAAATGCTACATTTACTAAATATTGTGCCCGTAGGTGTTCCAACTTCAACAAATCCAATTCCAACTGATTTTGACTCTGTTACACGAGTAGGTTCACCAATGGCCCCAGATTTAGAAGTCATTTCAAATTTACAAACGGAATTAATTATCGGTGCTGGGTCGTTACAAGAATCGCTTGATAAAGCTTTAGAAGGCATGAATTTGACTACAGCATATTTACCAACTGATTCATATGAAGATTTAAAATTAAGTTTTAAAGTGTTAGGTACATACTTCGGCAAGGAAAAAGAAATGAATGAGATTATGCAAAAAATTGTAGCTAGGGAGCAACAATTAGAAAAACAAGCAGTTGGCAAAGAACTGCCTTCTATTATGTTAGTCATTGGTACAGCTGATTCATTTATGGTGATGAACGATAAGTCTTATTTAGGTAGCTTAGTAGAGCGTCTTGGCGCAGATAATATCGCAACGTCTATATTAAAAACAGATTCAACGTACTCAACGCTTAATTTAGAAGAAATTGTTGTTGCGGACCCTGATATGATTTTTGTGTTAGCTTCAGGTGATCACGGTGCAAATGAAGACAAATTCAAACAGGAAATTACCAAAAATAGCGCATGGACACAATTATCAGCCTATAAAAATGATAAAATCCATCTTCTTGATTACAGTGTTTTTGGTGTAACATCCATTGCCAACGTAGATACAGCATTAACAACAATTGCAGATTATTTCTATCAATAG
- a CDS encoding FecCD family ABC transporter permease, whose translation MIKSTRSRAIVIITFVLALLLTIVAIGLGSVHISIPDILKTLMNGREDGIFTTIVWDIRLPRVLLALIIGANIAISGALLQAVMGNPLADPGLTGVTSGAAAFVLLIMLAKPEYIQLVPVAAFVGGIIAASIVYALAWRKSGITPITIILSGVAVNALCGGIIGFLSIMYSDRLPSAVQWLNGSLAAKGHSALQMIYVYAIIGWILSIFAIRKANIIRLGDQVAVNLGENVTRIRIILSILAVFLAAISVAAIGMIGFVGLIVPHMARLLVGSDYKYMLPMSMAMGAILVLVADTVGRTLFAPLDIPAGIIMAIIGGPYFLYLMRKKAF comes from the coding sequence ATGATAAAGTCAACAAGAAGCCGGGCAATTGTTATCATTACCTTTGTATTAGCACTTCTACTAACAATTGTCGCGATTGGATTAGGGAGCGTACATATTTCTATTCCTGATATTTTAAAAACGCTTATGAATGGCCGTGAAGATGGGATTTTTACGACAATTGTTTGGGATATTCGCCTTCCACGTGTTTTATTAGCACTCATAATTGGCGCTAATATCGCCATTTCAGGTGCATTACTACAAGCCGTTATGGGCAACCCACTTGCTGATCCTGGTCTTACTGGAGTGACAAGTGGAGCTGCTGCATTTGTATTACTTATTATGCTAGCAAAACCAGAATATATACAGCTCGTTCCTGTTGCCGCATTTGTTGGTGGCATTATAGCTGCGAGCATTGTTTATGCACTTGCATGGCGAAAATCTGGGATTACCCCGATTACCATTATTTTATCTGGTGTCGCAGTTAATGCTTTATGTGGTGGTATTATTGGCTTTTTATCAATTATGTATAGTGACCGTCTTCCTTCAGCTGTCCAATGGCTAAATGGAAGCCTAGCAGCAAAGGGACATTCTGCACTTCAAATGATTTATGTATACGCCATTATTGGATGGATTTTATCAATATTCGCTATTAGAAAAGCAAATATTATCCGCCTTGGAGACCAAGTAGCCGTTAATTTAGGGGAAAATGTAACACGAATTCGTATCATTTTATCTATTTTAGCTGTATTTTTAGCAGCGATTTCAGTAGCAGCCATCGGAATGATTGGTTTTGTTGGTTTAATTGTTCCGCATATGGCGCGTTTATTAGTCGGATCAGATTATAAATACATGCTGCCAATGAGCATGGCTATGGGAGCTATCCTTGTATTAGTGGCCGATACAGTCGGGCGCACTTTATTTGCTCCCCTCGATATTCCAGCAGGGATTATTATGGCCATTATTGGTGGTCCTTACTTTTTATACTTAATGAGAAAGAAGGCTTTTTAA
- a CDS encoding ABC transporter ATP-binding protein produces the protein MLTIEQLSIRYEQKEVVHNFSFDVQKGEILSIIGPNGSGKSTILKAVARMLPYCSGTITFDQKNMRNLASKEIAKKMCILSQRNQAPSDITVRNLVAYGRYPHKKWFERLNDEDYAIVDWALEKTHLTHYQNQSIAALSGGESQRAWIAMALAQKPEILLLDEPTTYLDIAHQHEILELVRELNRETGLTVVMVLHDLNQASSYSDRIVVVKDGHCVQKGTPTEVMTEQMIQSTYKMEAEIQHVVWDSAPRIQLKNTVRG, from the coding sequence ATGTTAACAATTGAACAGCTCTCCATTCGTTATGAGCAAAAAGAAGTTGTCCATAATTTTTCATTTGATGTTCAAAAAGGAGAAATATTATCGATTATTGGACCAAATGGCTCAGGTAAATCAACTATTTTAAAAGCTGTTGCCCGTATGCTTCCGTATTGCTCTGGAACGATTACGTTTGACCAAAAAAATATGCGCAATTTAGCATCCAAAGAAATCGCTAAGAAAATGTGTATTTTAAGTCAACGTAATCAAGCCCCTTCTGATATTACCGTTCGAAATTTAGTAGCCTATGGTCGCTATCCACATAAAAAGTGGTTTGAACGCTTAAACGATGAAGATTACGCGATAGTTGATTGGGCACTTGAGAAAACACATTTAACCCACTACCAAAATCAATCTATTGCTGCCCTATCTGGAGGCGAATCTCAACGTGCTTGGATTGCCATGGCATTGGCTCAAAAACCCGAAATTTTATTGCTCGATGAACCGACAACGTATTTAGATATTGCACATCAGCACGAAATATTAGAGCTAGTCCGTGAGCTGAATCGCGAAACCGGTTTGACCGTTGTTATGGTGCTTCATGACCTCAATCAAGCATCTAGCTATAGTGATCGCATTGTCGTTGTTAAAGATGGTCATTGTGTACAAAAAGGAACACCTACTGAAGTAATGACTGAGCAGATGATTCAGTCCACTTATAAAATGGAGGCAGAAATTCAACATGTTGTTTGGGATTCAGCCCCTCGAATTCAATTAAAAAATACTGTAAGAGGTTAG
- a CDS encoding pyridoxamine 5'-phosphate oxidase family protein, with protein sequence MKTTIDLIQIRSDYEAFLQRKKSILLSFVTPEGQAFSSSAAFVQVNNKFYVYVSHIAEHHQLLEQNEIIDVLFVADEAVTQNHFATERARFQCAPQNLGNEGHEEIFEAFDTVHSKKMMQLLRTLDFSLFELTPLKGRYVVGFGKAFDIDFAEDTLTHVVIDKKK encoded by the coding sequence ATGAAAACTACAATTGATCTAATTCAAATCCGTTCAGACTATGAAGCATTTTTACAACGTAAGAAAAGTATATTATTAAGCTTCGTTACACCAGAAGGTCAAGCATTTAGTAGCTCAGCAGCATTTGTACAAGTAAATAATAAGTTTTATGTTTATGTAAGTCATATCGCAGAACATCATCAACTCCTTGAGCAAAACGAAATAATCGATGTATTGTTTGTAGCAGATGAAGCCGTTACACAAAACCACTTTGCAACAGAACGAGCTCGCTTTCAATGTGCCCCACAAAACTTAGGCAATGAAGGGCATGAAGAAATATTCGAAGCCTTTGATACAGTTCATAGCAAAAAGATGATGCAGCTATTACGCACATTAGATTTCTCTCTATTTGAGCTAACACCACTCAAAGGACGCTATGTAGTAGGCTTCGGAAAAGCGTTTGATATTGATTTTGCTGAAGATACATTAACACATGTAGTTATTGATAAAAAGAAATAA
- a CDS encoding response regulator transcription factor produces MQLTTTFLKDFLSLRSIQSQEELFVQLLDLYENSFPVKSGYLLRYSPLGHIGEGIIAFRLNDYKFITHYVEDLRNVPIIMDALQERRALYVKGVDYLKSMPSKYISNGESEQFIVVPIFHGNVSLGYICGDEFEEDFQISDTLLEAFTYFGRLTGELFATQHQISNKCPLSKRELEVMQHVALGESTKEIAASIQISDLTVNQYIKTAIKKLQAQNRVEAIVKLYKLGLI; encoded by the coding sequence TTGCAATTAACTACTACCTTTTTGAAAGACTTTTTATCGTTACGTAGCATTCAGTCGCAAGAGGAGTTATTTGTACAATTGCTCGATTTATACGAAAATAGTTTTCCTGTGAAAAGTGGCTATTTACTTCGCTATTCTCCACTTGGTCATATCGGAGAAGGTATTATTGCATTTAGATTGAATGATTACAAATTTATTACACACTATGTAGAAGACCTTCGAAACGTACCAATTATTATGGATGCTTTGCAGGAACGTCGTGCGCTTTATGTAAAAGGGGTTGACTATTTAAAATCAATGCCTAGTAAATATATTTCAAATGGAGAATCTGAGCAATTTATCGTCGTACCTATCTTTCATGGTAACGTATCTTTAGGTTATATATGTGGTGATGAATTTGAAGAAGACTTTCAAATTTCTGACACTCTATTGGAAGCGTTTACATATTTCGGTCGCTTAACAGGGGAACTCTTCGCAACGCAACACCAAATTTCGAATAAGTGCCCTTTAAGTAAGCGTGAACTTGAAGTCATGCAGCATGTCGCGTTAGGAGAAAGTACTAAAGAAATTGCCGCTTCCATTCAAATAAGTGATTTAACAGTGAATCAATATATTAAAACAGCAATTAAAAAATTACAGGCACAAAATCGTGTAGAAGCAATCGTCAAGCTATATAAATTAGGGTTGATTTAA